A region of the Tachyglossus aculeatus isolate mTacAcu1 unplaced genomic scaffold, mTacAcu1.pri scaffold_1_arrow_ctg1, whole genome shotgun sequence genome:
tattagctttaggtaggcagagaagCCAGACGTGAGAAACAGAGTGATGACGACTATgtggggtaggcaggtggagaaggccttggagcTGTCCTCTGCCGAAAGCATCCTCAGCTCAGCTGAGAAGATGCAGACGTAGGATcccacgatgagcacgaagcagaagaaaaaGCACATGCTGATGGCTAAGCTCACATCTTCCGTGCCAAGGTCAAtggaacatgcaagtcttagcaactgggcaCCATCGCAGAAaaactggtggacagtgttggggccacagaatgaTAGAGAGAAGGTGCTTGCTGTGTACGTGATGGCATTCAAATAGCTGttgaaccaagaggcagccatCATGTGTATACAGACCCTCTGaggcatgatgatctcatagtgcagggggtggcagatggcgacataTCTGTCATGGGACATCACCATTAGCAGGGCCATCTCTGTTCCAGCAaataaaaatacgaggaatacctgggcagcgcagcccagTAGATAAATGGAGCTGATATTCTTAAGGGAATtgagaatggatttggggactgtgacggagatgtagcaaggTCAATGACTGACAGGCTCTTGAGGAGCAGTGCAGTGTGGGGCACCTGCAactcctgggtgtcagagaatcccaggagaggaattctgtcaccttcGTGTTGTTAGACACGGTCTGGGTGACGTCATGAGCTACCTGCGAGAGTGAAGGATGatgcaaagtcaacatcccaaactgagcatcttctgattCTGCTATTAgagttgggggttttctggagacgagctataaccaatctcaagGAAATTTATAAtctgatggggtgacaggaggcaagAGTGCACTTTGCCCTGTATACAACAGCAAACAATTATAACTGgggtatcagttaagcacttactatgtgcaaaacacagttttaagtgctggagtagatacaagataaacagcacctcacaatataagtaggagggagaacagttcttaatccccattttacaggtgaggaaactggggcccatagaggttaaatgacttgttaagatcacccagcaggcaagtggcagtcaggttaaaacagaggtcctctgactcccagccttgtagttttccaataggccatgcagctactgtAGTGACAATCCTACTCacatcatcttcaaaaaccctactaaatcacacatcctccaagtaACCCCTGCTAATTATATTCTCATTTGTGCACTCTTAGgccttcccttctatgtcatgTGTACACTTGAATCAATACCATACCCTTTGAGAACGTTTGTTCACACTCCACCCCCAGACACAAAGCACTTAAatcatatctttatttgctgccaatTCCAcaacctgtaaattattttaatgcctgtatccccaaCTAATATGTTagctctttttttaatgttatttcttaagtggttactacgtgccaagcgctggggtagattcaaggtaatcaggttgtcccacgtgggacacacagttttaatccccttttttatatattaggtaactgatgcacatagaagttaagtgacttgcccaaagtgactaaGATGACTCTGTGAGTGCAGTGGCCATTTGTGCTGTaatttttcaagtacttagtacagcgctatgcCCGTAGTAAGTTCTCATTAATATTTGTTTCTttgttgattgatctaagcattagggtctgtatcctttaagaacattgatattcaccctactcccagTCGCACAGCGTTCTgcccatagccttatactctgctgctttccctataggtaatttattttaatgcttgtctctcctatTAGTCTACAAACCCCTTAAAGGAAGGGATCATATCCACCTATGCTATTGTATCGTGctattctcagtgcttagtacagtgctctgcaccaaaacgcacttaataaatacaattgattgagataggattccaggtagaatccagatatgTTTCCATGTCAtactatacagtgctctgcaccaaaaagcacttaatacaattgattgagataggattccaggtagaatccagatacATTTCCATGTCAGTGAGTCAGTACATATTTACTGCACCCTCCCGCAAGGacatggtaaagagtagacctctCCCAAAATCTACACCTCCTCAAGTGTTTTTGACCCCATCTTATACCATTCACTTCCCAGTCACTTCTTCTACGTTGCTTGTTAACATGCTCACGTATCccctatctttaaaaaaaaacttctttGTTCTCACAACTGCCATCGACTATTGtcttatcttcctcctaccattcctctccaaactccttgaattagttgttctcttcttctcctccaattctgtccttgattcactccaatctgatttctgcaccctttgctccactgaaacttccctctccaaggtcaccagtgatttccttttGCCCAGTCCAAAGCCCTCCATCCTAATAATCCATGAcgtttcagctgccttcaaaactgttgaccactgccttcttctggaaacgttatccaatctctgcttcactgatactgtcctctcctagttttctgctcctttctgatctctttcacaggctcctctgcctcccaccttctaaatgtgggagtccctcaaggataggTTCTAgattcccttttattctccagatACTCCCACTCTCTTGGACAattaatttgctcccatgacttcaactaccttctctacatggatgattccataagctacctctctagccctgactctTTCCTTCTGAACAGTCTCATATctactcttgccttcaggacatttctatttggatttcctgttgtcacctcaaagttaacaatcccaaaacagaactcgtcatcttctgccccagactctgtcttctccttgtcTTTAGGATAACTGAAGAcaacactatcctccttgtctcacaaatgtGTATTCTTGCCATTATCATAGACATATCTCTCAtttaacacacatattcaatatgtcaccaaatcctgttggtgttACCTTCATAACACCACTGAAACCaatccttaactctccatccaaattgctgatATGTTGGTCCAAGCTCTTATCGTAGTCTGACTTGagtgcagcagcctcctggctgaccttgctgcctcctgtcttcttTGTGCTGCAtgggtcatttttctagaaaaatgttcagtccacatctccccactccttaggaacctccagtggttttccatgagCCTCTGCAACAAAGTGAATCTTTTActattggctttacagcactcaatcgccttgcctcctcctaccttaccctccCAATTTCCTATTGCAAACCAACCCACACAttgcactcctctaatgtcaacctactcattgcacctcaatctcatttacctcactcccaaactctcacccacatcctacccttgacctggaatgcccttactCTTCCTACCTGACAGACGAtcatgctccccaccttcaaagtcatatCACAAGCACAccacctccaaaaggtcttccctaagttcatttcctcttctccaactccctctgcAACACCCATGCATTAAGATTTGTATCCTCTCTTCACCACTCTATTTGCCCCacaacatgtatgtacatatctgtaattcatttatttctattaatatctgtctccctctctagactgtaagctcgatgtgggctggggatgtgtctatttaGTGTTATAATATACTCTTCTAAATTATTAGtgaagttctttgcacacagtaaacgtttaataaatatgattgattaatcaattgattgatctcggcattcctctaaaatctccagtggttgaccatccacctccacaatgaATAGCAGTAtcttgctctcagcttttaaattctcaatcggcctggtccttcatatcttacctggctgattacccactacaacccaggacaCACACATCACTACTCTAATGGCAATCTACTCATCATAGCTCGATCTTATCtgcctcacctctgaccacttgcctacatcctgcctctagcttgggactctttcccttttcatatctggcagactatctctctccctatcttcaaagcctcataaGAATCATatcatttccaagaggccttcctctctCAAGCCCTAATTTCcactactgaggaccagagagtggtctctccccacatcgtattgataacttgtgtttagctcagcattaAGTATCGTGTCTGGAATTAGTGCTTGATCAttcccatgcatttcaggaggaactcaatGACCAGGGGTGTGTTCGTGCTTATTTAACCCTGTTGCTCTCCTCATCTTGTTggtctgcaggccatcgatcACATCTTGTGGAAGTTCtctaactgtaaaataattttgattttaagcaccatagattctctcttggggctggactgttctgtgactggcacagccttgtaCACCTCAAAACCCTTAAAGTGGGAACTGTACAAGccccaaagggtctccagagttcaggcctgggccaATGGGGCAGGCCACCTCACTTCAGAGATAGGGCAGTTCCCATGGCtcaaccagggaggaattggttctggcttcccctcagtctcagattgaccatgataacctaagcacttagaagccgactcaacaatcaatcaatcaatcgtatttattgagcacttcctgtgtgcagagcactgtactaagcgcttgggaagtgcaagttggcaacatatagagacagtccctacccaacagtgggctcacagtctagaaggggttgttGGGTCAACAGACCCAAGCTTGTCAAAAGTATGACAAAGAGGGGCCATGAGTCTTCCCTCATatactgaaagccccttggggtcagggattatatctatttactctgttgtactcttccagtacttagtccagtgttctcccCACAGTAAATTGTCAACTActaggtttgataataataatgatagtatttattaagtgcttactgtgtacaaagctctgttctaagcgctggggaagttacaaggtgatcaggttgtgatcagGCGCtcaggtgatcagagaagcagcatggcccagagaagcagcatggctcagtggaaagagcccgggctttggagtcagaggtcatgggttcaaatcccggctccgccaattgtcagctttgtgactttggggaagtcacttcacttctctgggcctcagatacctcatctgtaaaatggggattaagactgtgaccccgccgtgggacaacctgaacactttgtaacctccaaagtgcttagaacagttctttgcacatagtaagcacttaataaatgccatcattgttattattattattatcaggttaccccatggggggctcacagtcttaatccacattttacatatgaggtaattgaggcacagagaagctaagtgacttgcttaaagtcacacatctggcagatttgaactcgtgacctctaactccaaagcctgagctctttccactgagccacgggcatCCTCCTACACAAAGAGTTTTCAGATGCAGATCCTCTTTAGATCACTGTGCCTTTATTTTgaacccctcttcactgacaatttaactttgacattatccttgactcttctctctctcattcaactcaaatattccaatccatcactaaatcctgtcgattccatcttcacaacatagctaaaatctgccctttcctccccatccaaactagtACCACATTATTCCAATCACTTAtactaccctgccttgattacaatatcagcctccatgctgacttcctggcctcctgtctctctccactccagttcatactttactctgctgctcagatcacttttctatagaaatgtttagtccatgtttccccactcctcaaggaactccaatGGTCGCCTATCCCCTCTGTATCAGATAAAATTCCtcaccataggttttaaagcactctatcactttgccccctcctacctgaatttgctactctcctactacaacccagcccactcacttcgctcctttaatgttaaccttctcactgttccttgactTCCTCTATCCCAACACCAATGTCttgcccatgtcttacctctggcctgacaagcccttcctcctcatatcagacagaaaactactctctccacctttaaagccttattgaaggcacatctcctccaagaggccttccctgactaagccctcatttcctcttctccctttcccttctatgacagcctgacttgctcccttcattcatcccgtgataacagcaatcaatcaatcaatcgtatttattga
Encoded here:
- the LOC119923489 gene encoding olfactory receptor 14K1-like, whose translation is MIVCQKNDPCSTKKTGGSKVSQEAAALKSDYDKSLDQHISNLDGELRIGFSGVMKLVSRKPPTLIAESEDAQFGMLTLHHPSLSQVAHDVTQTVSNNTKNISSIYLLGCAAQVFLVFLFAGTEMALLMVMSHDRYVAICHPLHYEIIMPQRVCIHMMAASWFNSYLNAITYTASTFSLSFCGPNTVHQFFCDGAQLLRLACSIDLGTEDVSLAISMCFFFCFVLIVGSYVCIFSAELRMLSAEDSSKAFSTCLPHIVVITLFLTSGFSAYLKLISDSPSSLNQLVSVFYAAVLPTLNCLN